The Thermodesulfobacteriota bacterium genome includes a region encoding these proteins:
- a CDS encoding IS4 family transposase codes for IQAMSHYNTIFNQILHLIPRHQFEVIVKKYQSDRYVKYFSCWQQFISLLYAQIRGKDSLRDIETSLRTQSSKWYHLGIKDIKRSTLSDANKQRSWRVYEELFYRILSRCRDITPKHKFRFNNPLYTLDATVVELCLSLYPWARFRKRKGALKIHNLYDHSGCIPTFMVITEGRRHDVKVAKELDLPLMADSIVSVDRAYMVPRFNRGISG; via the coding sequence ATTCAAGCCATGTCCCATTATAACACAATCTTCAATCAGATATTACATTTAATACCCAGACATCAATTTGAGGTCATAGTAAAGAAATACCAATCAGACCGATATGTGAAGTACTTTAGTTGCTGGCAACAGTTTATATCCCTTCTCTATGCCCAGATAAGGGGGAAGGACAGTCTCAGAGACATAGAGACCTCTCTTCGGACCCAGAGCAGCAAATGGTATCACCTGGGGATTAAAGATATAAAGAGATCCACCCTATCCGATGCCAATAAACAGAGGAGTTGGCGAGTGTATGAGGAGTTGTTCTACCGGATACTGAGCCGGTGCCGGGATATAACTCCCAAGCATAAATTCCGGTTCAATAATCCCCTATATACATTAGATGCCACAGTAGTGGAGTTATGTTTGAGTCTTTATCCCTGGGCCAGGTTCAGGAAGAGGAAGGGGGCGTTAAAGATACACAACTTATATGATCATAGTGGGTGTATCCCTACGTTCATGGTCATAACCGAGGGGAGGAGGCATGATGTTAAGGTGGCAAAGGAATTAGATTTACCCCTTATGGCGGACAGCATAGTGTCCGTGGACAGGGCCTATATGGTCCCCCGGTTTAACCGGGGGATAAGTGGTTGA
- a CDS encoding IS4 family transposase yields MNSLSKSGVYFVTRAKKNINYEIIGQQEVNEKKGLLFDYTIKLKGYYQSRYYPEKLRLVGFYDAETDKELVFLTNNFLLSAYTITQIYKARWKIEEFYRWIKQNLRIKSFLGTSENAVLTQIWVAMCYYLLLSYINIRFSNYPFPITMPSAREEPQSLSKLERSNQIKGNLFYQIGERKNKVERNC; encoded by the coding sequence TTGAATTCACTGAGTAAATCCGGGGTTTATTTTGTCACCAGGGCAAAGAAGAATATTAATTATGAGATTATCGGACAGCAGGAGGTGAATGAGAAAAAGGGTCTACTCTTCGATTACACCATCAAGCTTAAGGGGTATTACCAGAGTAGATATTATCCGGAGAAGTTAAGGCTAGTGGGCTTTTATGACGCCGAGACGGACAAGGAACTGGTGTTTCTAACCAATAATTTCCTTCTCTCCGCCTATACCATTACTCAGATATACAAGGCTCGGTGGAAGATTGAAGAGTTTTACAGGTGGATTAAACAGAACCTCAGAATAAAATCCTTTCTTGGCACCTCTGAAAATGCGGTATTAACTCAGATATGGGTAGCGATGTGCTATTATCTCTTGCTTTCTTATATTAATATCAGGTTTTCTAACTATCCTTTTCCTATCACCATGCCATCCGCGCGCGAAGAACCTCAGTCACTATCCAAGCTTGAGCGAAGTAACCAAATAAAAGGCAACCTTTTTTATCAAATCGGAGAGAGGAAGAATAAAGTAGAAAGAAATTGTTGA
- a CDS encoding tetratricopeptide repeat protein has product MDKITNPHRRKQIEEFVDDNHPSVVSEYYDVLDRDLSPIRLKKVMNKLIKKDPLFFDSYLVLADILYSENKPEEARELLANAYIRAVKRIVDKDGNWPKHMEWGWLQNRHIMRFIVRYAYLCWEEGRTEEALAIFRNLLRANPDDNQGVRYAVLAIKLGLGPDWEDAFLVTKGLMAGEALDARKVTDWFEKHARRFPEEFDWLFQEWKKRGYD; this is encoded by the coding sequence ATGGACAAAATAACCAATCCTCATCGGAGAAAACAAATTGAAGAGTTTGTTGACGATAATCACCCTTCTGTGGTGAGTGAGTATTATGATGTTCTTGACCGGGATTTAAGCCCCATACGGCTCAAGAAGGTAATGAATAAGTTAATCAAAAAGGACCCGCTCTTTTTTGATTCATATCTCGTTCTTGCCGATATTCTTTATTCTGAAAATAAACCAGAAGAGGCACGCGAGTTGCTTGCAAATGCATACATTCGCGCAGTAAAAAGGATTGTAGATAAGGATGGCAACTGGCCAAAGCATATGGAATGGGGCTGGCTTCAAAATAGACACATCATGCGATTTATCGTTCGGTATGCTTATCTGTGTTGGGAAGAAGGAAGAACTGAAGAAGCGTTGGCTATCTTTAGAAATCTTCTTCGAGCTAATCCAGACGATAACCAGGGCGTCCGTTATGCGGTTTTAGCTATTAAATTAGGACTCGGCCCGGATTGGGAAGATGCATTTCTTGTTACGAAAGGACTAATGGCGGGTGAAGCTCTTGATGCAAGAAAGGTAACGGATTGGTTTGAAAAGCATGCAAGGCGATTTCCTGAGGAGTTTGATTGGCTTTTCCAGGAGTGGAAAAAGCGGGGATATGATTGA